The following are encoded together in the Robertmurraya sp. FSL R5-0851 genome:
- the speE gene encoding polyamine aminopropyltransferase: MGLWFTEKQTENFGITMKVKRTLHTEQTDFQKLDMVETEEWGNMLLLDDMVMTSIKDEFVYHEMVAHIPLFTHPNPENVLVVGGGDGGVIREVLKHPSVKKATLVEIDGKVIEYSKKYLPEIAGQLDDPRVEVKVDDGFMHIATAENVYDVIMVDSTEPVGPAVNLFTKGFYAGISKALKEDGIFVAQSDNPWFKADLIRSVQKDVKEIFPITRLYIANIPTYPSGMWAFTLGSKKHDPLEVAEERFHDIDTKYYTKELHNAAFVLPKFVKDLIEG; encoded by the coding sequence ATGGGACTTTGGTTTACGGAAAAGCAAACTGAGAATTTTGGTATTACAATGAAGGTAAAGCGCACATTACATACGGAGCAAACAGACTTTCAAAAGTTAGATATGGTAGAAACAGAAGAATGGGGCAATATGCTTCTTTTAGATGACATGGTCATGACGTCTATTAAAGATGAGTTCGTATATCACGAAATGGTTGCTCATATTCCATTATTCACTCACCCAAATCCAGAAAACGTACTAGTTGTTGGAGGCGGAGACGGTGGAGTTATTCGTGAAGTGCTAAAACACCCAAGCGTGAAAAAAGCAACACTTGTTGAAATCGACGGAAAAGTAATTGAGTACTCTAAAAAGTACCTTCCAGAGATCGCAGGACAGCTAGACGATCCACGCGTAGAAGTTAAAGTGGATGATGGTTTTATGCACATAGCTACTGCAGAAAACGTATACGATGTGATCATGGTAGACTCAACTGAGCCAGTTGGTCCAGCAGTAAACCTATTTACAAAAGGTTTCTATGCAGGAATCTCTAAGGCGTTAAAAGAAGATGGAATCTTTGTTGCTCAATCAGATAACCCTTGGTTCAAAGCAGACTTAATTCGTTCTGTACAAAAAGACGTAAAGGAAATCTTCCCGATCACTCGCCTTTACATCGCAAACATCCCAACATACCCAAGCGGAATGTGGGCATTCACGTTAGGATCAAAGAAGCATGATCCACTTGAAGTAGCTGAAGAACGTTTCCATGATATTGATACTAAGTATTACACAAAAGAACTTCACAATGCAGCATTCGTGCTACCGAAGTTTGTTAAAGATTTAATCGAAGGATAA
- a CDS encoding PBP1A family penicillin-binding protein — translation MEVITDQRFRRTMKYIRALLILGSIGLGLLVLLVTGVLIYAKVQGPPPLAVPQSSLYYSDDGQVIGESNNGEKRYWVGIDEISPHLIEATVAIEDRSFYKHNGFDFKRIAGAALADIKAMAKVQGASTISQQYARNLFLEHEKTWKRKLLEALYTIRIEMNYTKNEILEGYLNTIYYGKGAYGIQAASQYYLGKNAADLTLAEASMLAGIPKGPSIYSPLISEENAKSRQKIILDSMVKSKYITESDANAAIHETLSFIGEHSHAVTQIAPYFQDAVKQALKNDLGLDDRTIELGGLRVYTTLDTEQQELAEKNVSTHMAKESELQVALVSMNPKNGYVKAMVGGRDYVESPFNRAVQAVRQPGSTIKPLLYYAAISQGFTPASLVRSEMTTFRFDDNRAEYTPHNFNNKYAGKEITMAQALALSDNVYAVKTHLFLGEETLVKTAKQFGITTPMEKVPSLALGTSGVKVIDMANAYSLFANGGKKVNPVLIKRVEDHRGEVIYEYEKKNERVLKAEEAFVMTHMMTGMFDKKLDGYSNVTGSSMINDMTRIYAGKSGSTDSDSWMVGYSPQLVTAVWTGYDQGNPIEIVAEKSYAKNIWVNYMEDALADEPIKNFKAPKGTVGVYIDPESGLLATDDCPIKRLTYFIAGTEPTKHCIDHLDHDAEKPTEKKKEEKKEKKTWYKRIFDWS, via the coding sequence TTGGAGGTTATTACGGATCAGCGGTTTAGAAGAACGATGAAATACATACGTGCCTTACTCATTCTTGGATCAATCGGACTTGGTTTACTTGTTTTATTAGTAACCGGTGTTCTTATATACGCCAAGGTGCAGGGCCCTCCTCCTCTTGCCGTGCCTCAATCATCTCTATATTACTCGGATGATGGGCAGGTTATCGGTGAAAGCAATAATGGAGAAAAAAGATACTGGGTAGGAATCGATGAAATTTCCCCCCATTTAATTGAAGCAACCGTGGCGATAGAGGACCGATCCTTTTACAAGCATAACGGATTTGATTTTAAACGAATTGCTGGTGCTGCTCTTGCTGACATCAAGGCAATGGCCAAAGTTCAAGGTGCAAGCACGATTAGTCAGCAGTATGCCCGAAATTTATTTCTTGAGCATGAAAAAACGTGGAAGCGTAAGCTACTAGAAGCTCTGTACACGATTCGAATCGAAATGAATTATACTAAAAATGAGATTCTCGAAGGTTACTTAAATACGATCTATTATGGAAAAGGAGCATATGGCATTCAAGCAGCGAGTCAATATTATTTAGGTAAAAATGCCGCTGACTTGACTCTAGCTGAAGCTTCTATGCTAGCTGGAATTCCAAAAGGACCGAGCATCTACTCTCCTCTTATTTCGGAGGAAAATGCAAAGAGCCGTCAAAAAATTATTTTGGATTCGATGGTAAAAAGTAAATATATTACTGAATCCGATGCAAACGCAGCTATTCATGAAACCTTATCCTTCATTGGTGAGCACTCCCATGCGGTGACACAAATTGCCCCGTATTTTCAGGATGCCGTCAAGCAAGCATTAAAAAATGATTTAGGTTTGGATGACCGAACAATTGAGCTTGGTGGACTTCGTGTGTACACGACACTTGATACCGAACAGCAGGAGTTAGCAGAGAAAAATGTTTCTACTCATATGGCAAAGGAATCTGAATTGCAGGTAGCACTTGTGTCGATGAATCCAAAAAACGGGTATGTTAAGGCGATGGTTGGTGGAAGAGATTACGTGGAAAGCCCGTTCAACCGTGCGGTTCAAGCGGTTCGTCAACCAGGATCTACCATCAAACCACTTCTGTATTATGCGGCGATATCACAAGGATTTACGCCAGCTTCATTAGTGAGAAGCGAAATGACGACCTTCCGTTTTGACGATAACCGAGCGGAGTATACACCACATAATTTTAATAATAAGTACGCGGGAAAAGAAATTACGATGGCACAAGCGCTCGCCCTTTCCGATAATGTGTATGCGGTTAAAACACATTTATTTTTAGGCGAAGAAACACTCGTAAAAACAGCCAAGCAATTTGGAATTACAACTCCGATGGAAAAAGTACCGTCATTGGCACTTGGAACTAGTGGGGTAAAGGTGATTGATATGGCCAATGCCTATAGCTTGTTTGCTAACGGTGGAAAAAAAGTTAACCCGGTTCTTATAAAAAGAGTGGAAGACCATCGTGGGGAAGTCATTTACGAGTATGAAAAGAAAAATGAGCGTGTGTTAAAAGCTGAGGAAGCGTTCGTTATGACTCATATGATGACAGGAATGTTTGATAAGAAGCTCGATGGATACTCCAATGTAACCGGCAGCTCGATGATCAATGATATGACCCGAATTTATGCTGGAAAGTCTGGTTCCACTGATTCTGATAGCTGGATGGTCGGCTATTCTCCTCAGCTAGTGACCGCGGTATGGACCGGTTATGACCAAGGAAATCCAATTGAAATCGTTGCCGAGAAATCGTACGCGAAAAATATTTGGGTCAACTATATGGAGGACGCATTAGCTGACGAGCCGATCAAAAACTTCAAAGCCCCTAAAGGAACCGTTGGAGTATATATTGACCCTGAAAGTGGCCTTCTAGCAACCGATGACTGTCCAATCAAACGACTCACCTATTTTATTGCAGGCACAGAACCAACCAAGCACTGCATCGATCATCTTGATCATGATGCCGAAAAGCCAACTGAAAAGAAAAAAGAAGAAAAGAAAGAGAAAAAGACGTGGTATAAGAGGATTTTCGATTGGAGCTAA